GGTGCCGCCATGCCAGCGGCAAAATGGATCAATCCTTGACCCCCTCAGTGGTCACCGAGAAGACGGCCTCGCCGTCGGGAAGGTTGGGCGAGTCCACCATCTGGAGGCGGACCGGCTTCTCTGAGGACTTCAGCTTCTCTGCCAGATCCATGGCGCTCTCGGCCAGGAGGATCTGGTGGTTGGAGTTGTAGGCTCTTGGCATGGACAGTTCGTTCTCACTGCCGTCAACCATGGACGAGGTAGGGTCCGCGCTGATTGAACTAGATGTGAAGTTTGTAGCCTCCAGCCCACATCCCGCACGTCTCCCTTCAAATGTAGTATTTTTCGCATCCTGGGCCAAACAACTTTATTATTTTCCTTTGTTCTTCATTAATATTAATAATCTCGCGATGAACAGATTTCTTCAATTCGATAATGGCTTCGTTTATATTTCTGAACTTCTGGAATACCCATTTTAAAGTAGGCCGTTCTGTTGGCTTTCCAAGCTGATTCAACACCGTCTCACCAGTCTCTTTCAACCGTTTTCTGAGCATCCATTCTGCAATGGAGTAAATCAATAGAGATAAGACCATTATCATAGACAGGGCTTCAATCCGCTCCTCTTTTTTGAGATATACCTCTGCCACCCGGAAACTTTTATCCTTTAGGAATCGGAAGCCTTTCTCGACAGCGTTTTGGCCCTTATAGTATTGAAGCATCAACTCTCCGTTAATGGTTTTATCATTGCTTGCCAGGACAAACCTTCCTAGTCTAGCTCTCTCGCTTGCGATTATCTGTTCGTTTCGATCGACTTCAGCCTCAACGAGATAACCTATATCGAGTGATTCGCCCTTCTTCGGACGGCCTCGCTTTGCGCCAATGCGTCTGGAAATCATGCAAGTTCTCACGTTCCTGAGCAGGAAATGTGGATTTTCCGATGTCCATCGATCCGCAGCATTTCTTGCATCAGCTTCGCATGCGAAAACGACATTTCCCAATTTCTTTATTGATTTCCGGGCTTGAGTGAGCTCTTTTTCGATTTGTCTATCGAATGTCTTAGCCTTTCTGGTATGCATTTCTCTGGAATCGACTACAACCCACCTTTGATCTATGCCGCCATAATTGACCGAAGTCTCGAAGATGCTGTAACGATCATCTGAGCAAGATTTCATCTCCAAGTCCCGATTTAGAAGATCCTTTGCCTCGCCAACTGTTGAAGGAACGCGAGTAATCCATAATGTGCGGTCGCTGAGAAGACTGATATTTTCCGAGCTGAAGAATGCGCTATCCGCCACGAAGTAGATTTTATCGCTGAAGTTCAGATTGGACCTGAGCTTCTCAATGGTTTCGATGATAGTCTTCTTGTCAGATTTGTTTCCTGAATGCGCTTGCACGAAAAGAGGGATGCCACACTGATTGGTCACCATGCTTAGAACGAATTGCTTCAGGTCCCAGCGACCATCTTTGGGATGACCAAGGATTATTTCGATAGCATGTTGGCAATCATCTCCTTCATACTGACCATGAACACTGAAGCTTGTAGTATCGACATGAAGGAGATGGGTGCCGAAAGCTAACCGCTGCATGCAATTCATGGCTATCAGGTTGAAGAGCTTTGTCGAGCCAAATCGGTTGATTCGATCAAGGGTTCTACCAACAGAGTCTTCGTTGAAGTCTTCGGGGACGATGCCCGGGCCAAAGAGCTTTTCCAATGCCAGATCTTTAAAATAGGTGGGAAATATGTACAGCCTGCGCTCTGTGAATCCTAAGCCATTGATAATCAAACCCTTGATTATTGCAGAATGCTGAAGTTTGCAGTCGCGAGTTTTAGGCATTGCCTCATCGATGATCTTTGAAATGCCCAATTCATCGAAGACGCCAGCAACTAACCCTAAGTGATCAAGCGATAATGTCGAAAGCTTCATTCCATGCCCCTTCTTTTCCCTTTCGGGATTAGAAAAACATGTCAGGATAAAAATGTTTCAGGTCGAAAGGCTACCTGCGGGATGTGGGCTTGATGATTTCGAGTCTTCCATATTTAAACGATTCTACACCTCCACGGCTGCGAGGATTACGGGAGGGGGATCTGGGGCATCAGAACTAGACCGGCTACTGCCCGTGCAGGGTGGCGCAGGAAGGCTGGAAGACTCGGCAGCCGGTA
This genomic interval from Methanomassiliicoccales archaeon contains the following:
- a CDS encoding IS1634 family transposase; the protein is MKLSTLSLDHLGLVAGVFDELGISKIIDEAMPKTRDCKLQHSAIIKGLIINGLGFTERRLYIFPTYFKDLALEKLFGPGIVPEDFNEDSVGRTLDRINRFGSTKLFNLIAMNCMQRLAFGTHLLHVDTTSFSVHGQYEGDDCQHAIEIILGHPKDGRWDLKQFVLSMVTNQCGIPLFVQAHSGNKSDKKTIIETIEKLRSNLNFSDKIYFVADSAFFSSENISLLSDRTLWITRVPSTVGEAKDLLNRDLEMKSCSDDRYSIFETSVNYGGIDQRWVVVDSREMHTRKAKTFDRQIEKELTQARKSIKKLGNVVFACEADARNAADRWTSENPHFLLRNVRTCMISRRIGAKRGRPKKGESLDIGYLVEAEVDRNEQIIASERARLGRFVLASNDKTINGELMLQYYKGQNAVEKGFRFLKDKSFRVAEVYLKKEERIEALSMIMVLSLLIYSIAEWMLRKRLKETGETVLNQLGKPTERPTLKWVFQKFRNINEAIIELKKSVHREIININEEQRKIIKLFGPGCEKYYI